A region of the Aggregicoccus sp. 17bor-14 genome:
CCCTCGTAGATCTCGGTGATGCGCGCGTCGCGCACGTGGCGCTCGGCGTCCATCTCCTTGCTGTAGCCCATGCCGCCGTGCACCTGCAGGGCCTTGTTGGCCACGCGGCTGGCCATCTCGCTCGCGTAGAGCTTGGCCATGGCGCTCTCCTGCGAGTGGCGCACGCCCCGGTCCTTGAGCAGCGCGGCCTGCCAGACGAGGAGGCGCGCGGCGTCGATCTCGGTGGCCATGTCCGCGATCATGAACTGGATGGCCTGGTGCTCGCGGATGGGCTTGTCGAAGGTCTTGCGCTCGCCGGAGTAGCGCACCGCCTCCTCGAAGGCCGCGCGCGCGATGCCCAGCGCCTGCGCCGCGATGCCGATGCGCCCGCCGTCCAGCGTGCTCATCGCCACCTTGAAGCCCTCGCCCTCCTTGCCGAGGATGTTCTTCGCCGGCACGCGCATGTCCTCGAAGAACATGGAGCAGGAGTGGGCGGCGCTGATGCCCATCTTGCGGTCGGGCTCGGCGCGGATGAAGCCGGGCGTGTTGGTGGGCACGAGGAAGGCGGTGATGCCCTTGTTGCCCTTGGCCTTGTCCGTCATCGTGAAGAGCACGATGGCGTCCGCCTTGGGGCCGTTGGTGATCCAGTTCTTCGAGCCGTTGATGACGTACTCGTCACCCTTCTTCACGGCCACGGTCTGCTGGGCGGCGGCGTCGCTGCCGGCCTGGGGCTCGGTGAGGCCGAAGCAGCCCAGCTTCTCGCCGCGCGCGAAGGGAGCGAGGTACTCCTCCTTCTGCGCGTCCGTGCCGAACTTGGAGACCGGGTCGCAGTAGAGCGAGTTGTTCACGCTCATGATCACGCCGGTGGAGGCGCAGCCGCGGCTGATCTCCTCCATGGCGAGCGCGTAGCAGACGTTGTCCAGGCCCGCCCCACCCCACTGCTCGGGCACGGCCACGCCCAGGAGCGAGAGCTCGGCGAGCTTCTTCACGGCCTCCGTGGGCCACGCGTGCGTCTCGTCCCACTTGCGCGCGTTGGGGATGAGCTCGCGCGCGGCGAACTCACGGCACATCCGCTGGATCTCGCGCTGGACGTCGGTCAGCTCGAAGTTCATGGCACTCCCGTTGGTAGAAACGTGGAGTCCATCCTATTCGCGCCGAGGGGGACGTACAGCGAGACTGTCAACCGGGGCGGAGAGCCCCGGTTGCCATGCCTATTAGAGAACGAGCACCCGCGAGGCCGCCCAGGACAGCAGCCCGAAGAGCGCGAGCGCCAGCGAGGCCGCCGTGCCCGGCGCCGCCGCGAGACCCGCCACGGCGCACACGGCGCTCGCGCGGAAGAGGCTGCGGCCGAGGTGGCGCAGCACCCGGAACCGCTCGTGCCGAGCGAGCGCAGAGGGCTCGCGGGGCAGCGCCCCGAGGTCCTGCCGAGGCGCCTCGTGCGCGGCGCTGAGCAGGCCGTGGGCGAGCGCGAGCAGCAGCAGGGCGAAGAGCCCGGAGGCGAGCGCGGGGCCGAGGAAGAGGCCCGCGAGGAGGATGGCCCCCACCCCACCGCCCGCGTACTTGAGGCGGCGGCGCGCGCCGCGCTCCAGCGCCGGCCCCAGCCACGCGGACTCGGCCGCCCGGAGCGTCCCCACGCCCTCCTCCGCGCAGTGATCCGAGCGGTGGACGTACCCCCACTCGCCCCAGGCCATCAGGGCGTCGCGGGACAGGGTGAGACCGATGGACGGCGCAGCGCGAGCGGGGCGTCGGAAGAGTCGGACCAAGGTGGCTCCGAGTGTACGGGAGCCGACGGGGCTCGCGAACTCCCTGGAGACTGCCCGCCTGGAGAGCAAGCGAGCAGGCTCAGTCCTCGTCCTTCGGGTTCACGTTCATCGGCGAGCCGAAGAACATGCGCAGCGGGACGGTGACGTCGAAGCTCAGGTCGTTGCGCGGGCCCTGGTCCGTCCAGGTGCGGCGCAGGACGAGCGACAGGGTCCAGGGCTGCGTCGTGCGGTGGCGCTCGATGAGATCGTAGGTGAGCCCCAGGCCCGCGACGCCGCCCTTCCCGTCCGTGCCCCACAGCCCCGCGCCCTCCACGAGCACGCCGAAGAGGTGCTTGTCCGGAAAGGCGTAGAGGCGCGCGCCGGCGAGCAGGCGCCCCTCGCGCTCGGGGCCCAGGCGCAGCTGCGGCTCCACGAAGGGCGAGGCGACGAGCGTAGGGCCCGGGATGTCCAAGGGCGGCGTGGCCCAGGGGTGCACGGGCCACGAGAGGACCGCGCGCCGGGCAGGGCCCCACTCGTAGCGCAGGTCCGGGATCAGCGGCTCGAGGAAGCAGAGCGTGTAGAGGCACAGCGTGCGCTTCCAGGAGACGAGCGGCGGCGCGCGCGGCCGGGTGTCCTCGGCGTGGGCCGCGGCTGTCAGCAGGAGCAGGACGAGGGCGACGGGTCGGGTCATCCTGTGCCTCGGGTGGGGAAGCGCACTTCCCTCACCCCGACCCTCTCCCAGAGGGAGAGGGGACATTTCGCGCGGCGCCGCGACGGCAGCGCTCGTGCGGTTCTACTTGCCGGTGAACTGCGCGGGCCGCTTCTCGAGGAAGGCCTTCATGCCCTCCTTCTGGTCCGCCGAGCCGAAGAGGTCCGCGAAGCCGCGGCGCTCGGCCTCGAGCGCCTGGCGCAGGTCCGCGTCCGCGTTGTCCTCGATGACCCGCTTCGCCTTCGCCACCGCGAGCGGCCCCACCTTGAGGATCTTCGCGGCGACGCTGCGGCAGTGCTCGAGCAGCTTGTCCGCCGGGAGCACCTCGAGCGCGAGGCCGATCTCCTTCGCCTTCGCGGCATCCAGCTTGCCGCCGGTGAAGATGAGCTCCTTCGCGCGCGCCTTGCCGACCAGGCGCGTGAGGCGCTGCGTGCCGCCGAAGCCGGGGATGACGCCGAGCGTGACCTCGGGAAGCCCGAACACCGCCTTCTCGGAGGCGTAGATGAGATCGCACGCGAGCGCGAGCTCGGTGCCGCCGCCCAGCGCGAAGCCGTTCACGGCCGCGATGGTGGGGATGCCCAGCTGCTCGAGCTTCAGCAGCGTGCGGTGCCCTG
Encoded here:
- a CDS encoding acyl-CoA dehydrogenase; the protein is MNFELTDVQREIQRMCREFAARELIPNARKWDETHAWPTEAVKKLAELSLLGVAVPEQWGGAGLDNVCYALAMEEISRGCASTGVIMSVNNSLYCDPVSKFGTDAQKEEYLAPFARGEKLGCFGLTEPQAGSDAAAQQTVAVKKGDEYVINGSKNWITNGPKADAIVLFTMTDKAKGNKGITAFLVPTNTPGFIRAEPDRKMGISAAHSCSMFFEDMRVPAKNILGKEGEGFKVAMSTLDGGRIGIAAQALGIARAAFEEAVRYSGERKTFDKPIREHQAIQFMIADMATEIDAARLLVWQAALLKDRGVRHSQESAMAKLYASEMASRVANKALQVHGGMGYSKEMDAERHVRDARITEIYEGTSEIQRIVISANLLKD
- a CDS encoding enoyl-CoA hydratase/isomerase family protein is translated as MAYENIRLDIDGALAILTIDRPKALNALNSKTITELEAALGSLGTGVRALIVTGGGEKAFVAGADIAEMAQLAEAQAQAFAAAGHRTLLKLEQLGIPTIAAVNGFALGGGTELALACDLIYASEKAVFGLPEVTLGVIPGFGGTQRLTRLVGKARAKELIFTGGKLDAAKAKEIGLALEVLPADKLLEHCRSVAAKILKVGPLAVAKAKRVIEDNADADLRQALEAERRGFADLFGSADQKEGMKAFLEKRPAQFTGK